The Pseudomonas viciae genomic interval CTTCGCACTCGAGCGGGAGCAAGCTCCCTCGCCACAAAAGCCCGCTCGCCACGCGGCTATTGTCGTTGCACCGTAAGCACCGGGGCCGGTGTCACGACCTTGGCATGCATCTGCTCACCGCCACCACCGCGGCGCATGCCGCGCACTGGGCAGGCGTCCAGGTAATCCAGACCCACCGCCAGTTTCAAGTGTCGCTCGGGACGGGCCAATTGGTTAGTCACGTCGAAGCTGTACCAGGCGTCGTCGAGCCATGCCTCGGCCCAGGCATGGCTGGCCAGGTGTTCGCTCTGCTCACTGAACAGATAGCCTGACACATACCGTGCCGGCACGCCCAGGCTGCGGGCGCAGGCCAGGAATGCGTGGGCGTGATCCTGGCACACCCCGCTACGGCTGGCAAAAGCCTGGGCCGCGCTGGTCTCGACTTCAGTGGAACCCGGGGTGTAGACCATGTGCTGGTTCAACCCGTGCATCAGGTCGATCAACGCGGTGCGATCGCGGCGCTGCTTGCATTGCTGCGCGGCGAAAGCTCGTAGCGCCTCGTCCGCTTCGGTCAACCGGGTGAAGCGCAGGAACGGCAGCGCCGACTGGCTCTCATGTTCGGCTTCACGCAACGGGTCGATGTCCACTTGGCCACGGGCACCAATGATGACCGTTTCGTGGGGCTCGTCCAGGGTCAGTACATGAAGGATGTTGCCGAACGGATCCAGCTGCGCACGTACCGGCCGTGGCAGATCAAGCTGCCAGCTCAGCACATGCTGGCGCTCGCTGTCGTGGGGTGTCAGGCGCAGGTACTGGATGCTGGCGCGAACCTGGTCTTCATAGTGGTAGGCCGTTTCGTGGCTGATTGAGAGTCTCATATGACCTCCAGGTAGGAACTGTGAATGGCGTTGCCCAGTTCGCGGACCAATGGGATGAATTCGGTGAGCCAGGCATGCAGGCCCCCGTCGAGGATTTCGTTAATCCCGGTGTAGCGCAGGCGCGCGTCCATTTCCGCGCCCAGGCGTTGTGCCTGCCGGCCGTTGGAGCCTGGTAGGCTCGCGAGGATCTGCTCGATTTCTTCGGTGCAGGCCCGCAGCGACCGCGGCACATCGGCGCGCAGCAGCAACAGTTCAGCCACATGACGCGCGCCCGGGGCGTCACGGTAGATTTCGGTGTAGGCCTCGAAGGAAGACAAGGCCCGCAACAAGGCGCTCCACTGGTAATACGCGTGGGCCGTGCCGTCGCTGACCGTGTCGGCCTGGTCACCGGCCATCTCGTAACGGGCGTCTAGCAAGCGCAGGGTGTTGTCGGCCCTTTCGATAAAGGTCCCCAGGCGAATGAACCTGAACGCGTCGTTACGCATGATGGTGCCGTAGGTTGCGCCTCGAAACAGGTGAGACCTTTCCTTGATCCACTCGCAGAAACGGCTCATGCCGTAGCGACTCAAGCCTTGCTCGGCGATATCGCGAATTTCCAACCAGGTGGCGTTGACGTTTTCCCACATGTCGGCGGTGATTCGCCCACGCACCGCGTGGGCACTGGCGCGCGCGGAACCGAGGCAGCTGTAGATGCTCGCCGGGTTGGCCGCGTCCAGGGCAAAAAAATGCAACAGGCGTTCGGCGTGCAAGTCGCCGTGTCGCTCCCGGTAATCATCCAGCGTGCCGGTGATCAGCAGCGGCATGGCCAATTCGTGCAGGCCATCGCCGCGCCCGTCCTGGGGCATCAAGGACAGCGAATAACTGACGTCGAGCATCCGCGCGAGGTTTTCCGCACGCTCCAGGTAACGCGACATCCAGTACAGGTCCGAGGCGGTTCTACTTAGCATGGCAGCTCCTCAATCCTCGACCACCCAGGTGTCCTTGGTGCCACCGCCCTGGGACGAGTTCACCACCAGCGACCCTTCGCGCAACGCCACGCGCGTCAGGCCGCCCGGCACCACACGGGTTTCCCGGCCAGACAGGACAAACGGCCGCAAGTCGATGTGGCGAGGGGCAATGCCATTTTCGACAAAGGTCGGACACGTAGAAAGCGACAGCGTCGGCTGGGCGATGTAGGCGTGCGGCTTGGCCTTGATGCGTTCGCGGAAGGCGTCGATCTGCGCCGTCGTCGCCGCCGGCCCCACCAGCATTCCGTAACCGCCGGAGCCCTGGGTTTCCTTGACCACCAGATCTGGAAGATTCGCCAGTACGTGGGAAAGTTCAGCAGGGTTACGACACTGCCATGTAGGGACGTTCTTCAGGATCGGCTCTTCGTCCAGGTAAAACTTGATCATGTCGGTGACGAACGGGTACACCGACTTGTCGTCCGCCACGCCCGTGCCGATGGCATTGGCCAGCACCACGTTGCCAGACCGGTAGGACGACAACAGCCCTGGCACCCCGAGCATCGAATCCGGATTGAAGGCCAGTGGATCGAGGAACGCGTCGTCAAGGCGACGGTAGATCACATCCACCGCTTTCGGCCCGTCGGTGGTGCGCATGAAGACTTTGTCGTCGCGCACGAACAGGTCGGCGCCTTCTACCAGTTCCACGCCCATCTCCCGGGCCAGGAACGCGTGCTCAAAGAATGCACTGTTGAAGCGCCCCGGCGTGAGCACCACGACGCTGGGGTCATCCAGTGGGCTGGCGCTTTTCAGGGTGTCGAGCAGCAGGTTGGGGTAATGGTCGATGGGGGCGATGCGCTGGGCGGCAAACAGTTCGGGGAACAGGCGCATCATCATCTTGCGATCTTCAAGCATGTAGCTGACGCCACTGGGCGTACGAAGATTGTCTTCAAGTACGTAGTACGTGCCATCGCCGTCGCGCACCAGATCGACGCCGCAAATGTGGGCATAGATGTCGCGGTGCAGATCCAGCCCTTGCATCGCCAGTTGATATTGCTCGTTGGCCAGCACCTGCTCGGCGGGGATGATGCCGGCCCGGATGATTCGTTGCTCATGGTAGAGGTCGGCCAGGAACATGTTCAGTGCCTTGACCCGCTGGATGCAGCCACGCTCGACGACCCGCCATTCGCTGGCGGGAATGCTGCGCGGGATAGTGTCGAAAGGGATCAGGCGCTCCGTGCCCTGCTCGTCCCCGTAAAGCGTGAACGTAATGCCGGCGCGATGAAACAACAGGTCCGCTTCGCGTCTGCGTTGTGCCAGAAGTTCGTCTGGCGTTTCGGCCAGCCAACGTGCAAACGCCCGATAATGCGGGCGGACCTGGCCGTCGGCCTCGTACATCTCGTCAAAACCAGTGCGGATCATGCCGTACTCCTTGTCACCCTGGCATCAGGCTTCGCAAGGCCCGTGCCATCGGCATAAACGCTTTATGATCAACGGGTTGGATTATCCACTGAGAGGCTGCGCACTCTTGTAGTGCGGCAAATCCCCCCACCCCGCTGCCCCCGCTTCATTGCGGCGCAGGGCCGTCGCTCCCCTGAGCATAGACACGGAAAAACGCCATAGCCTGGCTTGGATACAGTTAGGTACAAAACCTGGGGGTAAGATCGCTGACATGAAAACGGCCGACACAAAGGTCAGCCGTTGCTCTGGTTGCAGTGAGTGAAGTATCAGGCCTGCAAGCGCCGAATCTCTTGCTTGACGCCCCAGCCCTCGATGATGCCGCCCAACGGCTCAACCACGGCCTCAAAGTCTTGCTCGAAGTCTCCGATATCGTCGTAAGTGGCATACATCACCCGGCTCAGTTCCAATGACCAAGCCCCGTCGTCCCGTGCACTGATCTGCGCGTTCAGCGATTCGCCCCGAAATTGACCTGCCGCCCTGCGCGCCCGCTCCTCATCCGGGAAAATGGCGTAGAACTCGATGGGATGGAATTTTGAGAAATCGAAACCGCCTTCTTTCATGCGGCGCAACACACTGGTGCTGATGTCTTCTTGATAGGCTGTGCTCATGAAACGTCCTCCTAAAACCGATGGATAGACTTTCCGTCTTCCCGCGCAGGCAACCCGTAAGTTGCAGGCGTTACGGCATCAAATTACCGTCGGGACACAAGCATGTAGCTGACAAGACCGGACCTAAGCGATCCTTTCGCTGATCTCACTTGCAGAGTAGCCGCAAGTCGTGGCCACTGCCAAGCGGGGCCAGACAACGATTTTCATGAAATCGGTGTAATGCTGATGATTTCGATGCTGTGCTGGGACTTGAGGTTCTTGACCGTCGGGTCTTCAGTGCGCCCCTCCAGGTCATTGAGGTCCAACTCGCTGGCCACTGGAAACAGCCGTCCGCGAATCAGTTGTGCGGCCTGTTCCATGGTGGGCTCCTGGTCACAGTCGAACAGTTCTTCAGTGGTGTCGCCGTGATCATCCACGAAAGTGATTTCCCACTTCTGCATCGGTGTCTCCTCGATCAATTCAGGGCCTGGCTTACCTCTATCTCGACATTGAGGGCTGAACAATCGTTCCGCTGGGTTGTTGGGCGGCACACATGAAAAGACCGCCTCATGGGCGGTCTCCTGATGCAACCATGGCCGATTACTTTTCGGCGCGCTCCTTCAGCGCTTTCAAGGTGTTGAACGGCGCATCCACCACGAACTTGTTAGCCAGCCAGGACGGTACATCGCCACCGGGTTCGGTGTGGACCTGGTACGTCACTTCGACCTGGTTCGCGCCCTTGGGGGTGAATTTCCAGAAGCCGTCGACCTGGGTCACTCGTACAAAGCCCTTCTCTTCAGGCACGTAGGTCGGTACGCCTTTGAGATTGCGGGTCAGGCTGCCATCCGCGCCATCGACGGTGGTGACTTCCAGCACCGAGTCTCGGGAAGTGACTGGCCATGGCGTATTGAACTGAGTGTAGGTCCAGCTCTTGTCACCTTCGTGCTTGAGTAGCTTCTGGCTCTTGCACTCATGAATCCAGGCGCAGGCACCCGGGACATCTTCCTGCAGGGCCCGCAACTTGGCCATGGTGGTCTGCATGACAGTCACGCCGCGGTAGGCCTTGTACTTGGAGCCAGCCACTTCACTCAGGGATACCTTGATACCGTCCTTCTCCTTGGTGACCTGCCAGTCCTCTGCCTGAGCGCTGGCGGTTGCCAACAACACGGTCAAGCCACACAACACAGCCATACGATGCAGCGAACCCATAGTTTTTTCCTTATTGTCCAAGTTCTGATCATTGACCCATTACGCTGCCGTGACTTGCTCCCACCAACCGATCAGTCGGATGGCGTCTTCGCTGCTGCTGCCACAGACCTCGATGTCGGCCTCGAACGCCGAGCACACCGCGGGGCGTTCCGGCTGGCCGAAGATCCGGCACAGATTGTCGACCGACAACTGCGCGCAGCGTTCTCCCGCCGGTTTGCCTTGGGGCATGCCAGGGATCGGGGAACTGATGGACGGGGCGATGCAGCAGGCGCCACAGCCTTCACGGCATTTCATGACGACAACATCCTCACGACAGGTAATGGTTGGTAACAGCGCACAGAGTAACGGCTAAAACACTCGTTTAAAATTAAAGTCCGCAGGTTTTTTCGCCCACGGCGAGATGACCGAACGGTCAGCGACGAGCTGCATGCATGGCAAGGTTCACTGCTTGAATTCGAACTCCAGTGCCGCGCCTTCCACTTCATTGCGCTCCTGATTGCGCAGCGGCAGTTGCATCTCATTGCTCAGCAAACGCCCATTGAGTTGGAACGGTCCGGGTTTCTCCCCGAACATGGACGGCAACAGTGGCTGGTTTTTAGCTGACTGCACCTTACCCGGCGGTTGCAGTTCCTCGACCATGTCATGGGGCAAGCTCAAATCCAGCTTGGCCGCTGGTAATGGAGTCTTGGCAACCTCATGGGCGGATTTGCTCTTGGAAGCGATGGGCGCGCGTTTTTTCTTCGCCGCCGTTTTTTTCGCGGGAGCCTTCTTGACCACCGCCGTTTTTTTCGGCGCATTACTCGTCGCGCTGGCGACGGGTTTCTCCTGCGCCGAAGCCGCCACGACGCCTCCCGTATGGAAGGCGGTCAACAGGCCGATCAAAACCCAGGCAGCAGGAGCAATGGCTTTCATAAACACAACGGTACTTACGGCAGAGACCGCCATGCTCGCCTGATAATGAGGCGCTGACAAGCACATCAGACTAAGCCGCTGATTCCTATAAAAATCCGTTGGCAGTCTCTTGGCACAATTGAGTGGCCAGCAGGCCCAGCGTCATCAAGGCTCGCTCCGCCTCGCGGTTCCAGGGTGTGCCGCAATTCAGGCGGATGCAGTGATTGAACTGCTCGGTATTACTGAAAATCAGCCCTGGCGCGATACTGATGCCTTGCTGCAACGCCCGCACATGCAATTCCTGGGTGTTGACCCGCCCCGGCAGGCTGACCCACAGGATGAAGCCTCCGTTGGGGCGGCTCATTTGCGTGCCTTCGGGGAAATATTGCTGCACCGCCAGCTGAAAAGCGCTGAGGTTCTTGCGGTACTCCTGGCGGATATAGCGCAGGTGCCGGTCATAACCGCCATTTTCCAGATATGCCGCGATGCCCATTTGCGTAACGCTGCACGCCGAGTGAGTACTGAAGGTCTGGAGGCGCTGGATTTCCTGCTGGAATTTGCCGGCGATCATCCAGCCGATACGTACGCCCGGCGACAAGGTCTTGGAAAAACTCGAGCAATAGATCACCCGATCCAACCGGTCGTAGGCCTTGAGCGCCTTGGTGCGCCCCTGCTCGAACATCAGCTCGCCATAGATATCGTCCTCGACGATCTGGATGTCGAAGTCCGACGCCAGGCGCAGCAGTTGCTTCTGACGCTCCTCCGGCATGGTGCTGCCCAAGGGATTGCTCAGGCGCGTGGTCAACACCAGCGCCTTGATCGACCATTGGTTAGCCGCCAGTTGCAGCGCCTCGAGGCTCATGCCGGTGACCGGATCACTGGGGATCTCGATGACCTTGAGGCCCAGCAGATCTGCCAACTGCAGCAAGCCGTAATAGGTAGGTGACTCGGCAGCGATCAGATCCCCTGGCCGGGTCAGCACGCGCAAGGACATCTGCAGCGCATCGACACAGCCGTGGGTGATCACCACTTCGGAGGGGTCCACCACGACGCCAGCATCACGCATGCGAATCGCCACCTGACGCCGCAACGGCTCGAAGCCCGGGCTGAACATGTAGCTGAACGCCCGCGGGCTGTGAAAACGCGTGACCTTGGCCAATTGCTGGTGCAGCGCCCGCACAGGCAGGTAGTCGACGCTCGGCACCGCCGCCCCCAACGGGAATACCCCTTCGCGGCGCGACTCGACCAATACCTGCTGGATGATACTGCTGCGCGTCACCAACCCTGGGCGCTCGACCCGGGCGATGTCCGGCGTCGGCGCGGTAAGGGCCGGCGTCTGGTGCACGTAGTAACCCGATTGTGGCCGCGCGCGGATCAGCCCCTGGTCTTCAAGGTTGGCGTAGGCCTGCAGCACCGTGGCATGGCTGACGTTGAGCTGCGAGCTCATCTTGCGCACCGAAGGCACGCGTTCACCGGGCTGATACACGCCGCGCCGGATGTCTTCGGCCAGCTGTTGCGCAATACGTTGATAAAGCAGGAGGTTGGTCATGACGCAGCACTCGATTTCACGGGCATTTTATTTTTGTCGGAAACGATACCGGAACAGTTTAGAAGTGTACGGGGACAGTTGCCAGATTACTCGACAGTACAGCCCAGTGACAGCCCCAACTGTACTCATTGCGCCGCGATTTGCAGGTGTAAAAAAACCCGGCGCCTTTAAAGGGGCCGGGTTTTCCAGTGACGCAGCCCTCAGCGGGCGGCGCCGAGCTGGCCTTTTTCGTCGGAGAACACAATTTCCACGCGACGGTTCTGCGCCCGGCCACGCTCGGAAGCGTTGACGTCCACCGGAAATTCGTCACCGTAGCCTTCGACCTGGATGCGCTTGTCGTCAATGCCCAAGTCAACCAGCACGTCCGCCACCGCCTGCGCGCGGTCACGGGACAACTTGAGGTTTTCCTGCTTGCCGCCGGTGCTGTCGGTGTAGCCCTCGATGCGCACGACACGCTTGGGGTTGAGCTGCAGGAACTGCACGATCTTGAGCACGATCCGGTTGGCCGAGTTCTTCAATTCCGCTTCGCCGGTATCGAACAGAACGTCGCCCAGCGTCATCACCAGGCCGCGATCGGTCTGGGTGGTCGCCATCGCCATGATCTGTTCTTCAAGCCATTTGCCCTGCTGCTGCACACTCAGCAGTTTGGATTCACGCAGGGCCAATTGCAGGCGCTGGCGCTCCAGTTCGAGCTTTGCCGCACGTTCTTCATTGAGCACCTGGTTGCTGTGTTCCCGAGCAATCGCACTGTAGCGCTGGCTCAGGTAGGCGTAATGCTGCACATCCTCACCACTGCCCCAGTAGCTGGACAAGCGATCAGCACGGGCCAGGGATTCGCCGGCACGGATCACGTCCCTGGGCGCGGCGCGCAATACGTTGGCGTCTTCCTTGACCGTCTGGAAGTCGTTGCTGGCCTGCTCAAGCGCTGCTTCGCTGCGCTGTCCGGCGCAGCCATACAAACTGGCCAGGCTCACGAGGAGCAGACCGCCGAATACATGGGACTGCTTCATTGGGCATCATCCCTCAACTGTTTGCGCAAGCGCTTGATGCGGGTGTCGAGCACGTTCAGTTGCTCCTGGCTCTTGAGGGTCAGCACCTTCGCTTCAGCCAGGCGTGCATCCAGTTCGGCCTGTTCGGCCCGCATGCGCGCCTTCTTGTACGATTGGTCGGCCATGTTGGATTGGGCCCGGGCGAACTTTTCTTCTGCCAGTTTCAATTCAGGCACTTCGTCGGCAATGGCGCCCACGGCTCGGGCTTGTTTCAGTGCCTGTTCGGTCAGGCGGATCTGTTCATTCGGCGCCGGATCGGCTGCGCAGCCCGCCAGAGCCAGAACGGCCAGGGCAGCGAAAAGAGGTCGAATAGTCACTAATGTTCCCTACTGTTTTGGGGCGCTGACAGGTGGCTGCAACTGTGTGTTCCAACGCTCGAGATTGCGCTGCAACACAGCTTCCGTCAGGCCGGACGCGGCCAATTCTGTCATCTTTTGCGCCAGCTGTCCGCGTAACCATGGGTCATTGCAGGCGGAGTTATGGGAAACCGCCAGGAACAGCCCCGGTTTATCCACTGGCTGCGGTGCCGCCTGAAGGTCGTTCGCCATGCCCAGTGTCTGCGCCATCGCCAGGCCCGAATAGCGCCCCGCCAGGACATATTCCACCTCCCCCAGCAGCAATTTCTGAAAGGCCTGGGTCAGGTTGGGCGTGCGGGTCAGGGACAATTGCTGCTCGGCAAAAACGCCGAATCCCTGGGTCATACGGGCCTTTTCCGACAAGGCTCCGGGATGACCATGAAGATCCTCGGGCTGGTTGACGACCAAGGTCGAGTCCTTGCGTGTCCAGACCAGATGGTCGTTTTCCAGTAACGGTGGATGAACGTAGTCCAAGGCTTCCAGCCCAGTGCTGGTCAGTGGAGCGTCGGTGAGCAAGTCCATGCGACCACTGCGCACTTCGTCCAGCGCCTGGGCACGCTTGCCGGCATAAAGCAGTTCGATCTTGATCCCCAGCTCTCCTGCCACTTGTTGGAGCAAGTCGGCGCCGGCGCCGATCAGGTGCTTGGGGTCCTGGGGGTCTTGCCAAAGGTAAGGGGGCGCATCAGGGCTGCCGGTGGCGATCAGTCGCTCACACTTGCCGGCGGCAGTAGCCAGGCCCGGCATACCCGCCAACGCCCATAGCAATGACCAGCCAGCCAAACGGCGAAGATCCATGGCAGTACGCTCCCCTTGCAGCGAAAACAAATAGTGCAGAAATAAAAAACCCGGCCAAAGGGCCGGGCTCTTTATAAGTGAAGACGCCGGATTAGACCAGCTTCTCCAGCTCAGGGATGGCTTCGAACAGGTCCGCTACCAGGCCGTAATCAGCTACCTGGAAGATCGGCGCCTCTTCGTCCTTGTTGATCGCAACGATCACTTTGGAGTCTTTCATGCCGGCCAGGTGCTGGATCGCGCCGGAGATACCGACGGCGATGTACAGCTGTGGCGCAACGATCTTGCCGGTCTGACCGACCTGCATGTCGTTGGGTACGAAACCTGCGTCGACTGCCGCGCGGGAAGCGCCGACAGCAGCGCCCAGCTTGTCGGCCAGGGCGTACAGGTGCTTGAAGTTGTCGCCGTTCTGCATGCCGCGACCGCCGGAAACGACGATCTTGGCAGCGGTCAGTTCAGGACGATCGGACTTGGCCAGTTCTTCGTTGACGAAGCTGGAGATGCCGGCGTCGTGGGCAGCGCCTACGGCTTCAACGGCAGCCGAACCACCTTCGGCGGCAACCGGGTCGAAACCGGTGGCGCGAACGGTGATGACCTTGACCGCAGCGTTCGATTGCACGGTGGCAATGGCGTTGCCCGCGTAGATCGGACGCTTGAAGGTGTCGGCGCTTTCCACCGAGATGATCTCGGAGATCTGGTCGACGTCCAGCGCAGCGGCAACGCGTGGCAGGATATTCTTGCCGTTGGACGTGGCGGCAGCCAGGATGTGGCTGTAGCCCTTGCCCAGCTCGACTACCAGCGGAGCAACGTTTTCCGGCAGTTGGTGCGCGTAGGCAGCGTTGTCGGCCGCCAGCACTTTAGCCACGCCAGCGATTTTCGCGGCGGCTTCAGCCACGGCGCCAATGCCCTGGCCAGCAACCAGGACGTGAATGTCAGCGCCGATTTTGGCAGCGGCAGCCACGGTGTTCAGCGTGGCCGGAGCCAGCACCTTGTTATCGTGTTCGGCGATTACCAAGATAGTCATGTCAGATTACCTTCGCTTCGTTTTTCAGTTTCTCGACCAGTTCAGCCACCGACTTGACCTTGATGCCCGCGCTGCGTGCAGCTGGCGCTTCGACTTTCACGGTCTTGTTGGTGGAGGCGGTGGAAACGCCCAAAGCGTCCGGAGTCAGCACTTCAAGCGGCTTCTTCTTGGCTTTCATGATGTTTGGCAGGGACGCATAGCGCGGCTCGTTCAAACGCAGGTCGGTGGTGACGATGGCCGGCAGTTTCAGGGAAACCGTCTGCGCGCCGCCGTCGATTTCGCGGGTCACGGCAACGCTGTCGCCGGACACTTCAACTTTGGACGCGAACGTGCCCTGACCGTAGCCGCTCAATGCCGCGAGCATCTGGCCGGTCTGGTTGTTGTCGCTGTCGATGGCTTGTTTGCCGAGGATCACCAGCGATGGCTGTTCCTTGTCGACAACGGCCTTGAGCAGCTTGGCCACGGCCAGGGAAGTCAGGTCTTCGGCGGATTCGACGAGGATGGCGCGATCGGCACCCAGTGCCAGCGCAGTACGCAGTTGTTCCTGGGCGGTGGTCGGGCCGATGGAGACGACGACGATCTCAGTCGCCACGCCTTTTTCTTTCAGGCGTACGGCTTCTTCTACGGCGATTTCGCAGAAAGGGTTCATCGACATCTTGACGTTGGCGAGGTCGACGCCGGAGTTGTCCGCCTTGACGCGAACCTTGACGTTATAGTCGACCACTCGTTTGACAGCTACAAGAACCTTCATGGAT includes:
- a CDS encoding electron transfer flavoprotein subunit alpha/FixB family protein, which translates into the protein MTILVIAEHDNKVLAPATLNTVAAAAKIGADIHVLVAGQGIGAVAEAAAKIAGVAKVLAADNAAYAHQLPENVAPLVVELGKGYSHILAAATSNGKNILPRVAAALDVDQISEIISVESADTFKRPIYAGNAIATVQSNAAVKVITVRATGFDPVAAEGGSAAVEAVGAAHDAGISSFVNEELAKSDRPELTAAKIVVSGGRGMQNGDNFKHLYALADKLGAAVGASRAAVDAGFVPNDMQVGQTGKIVAPQLYIAVGISGAIQHLAGMKDSKVIVAINKDEEAPIFQVADYGLVADLFEAIPELEKLV
- a CDS encoding OmpA family protein, which codes for MKQSHVFGGLLLVSLASLYGCAGQRSEAALEQASNDFQTVKEDANVLRAAPRDVIRAGESLARADRLSSYWGSGEDVQHYAYLSQRYSAIAREHSNQVLNEERAAKLELERQRLQLALRESKLLSVQQQGKWLEEQIMAMATTQTDRGLVMTLGDVLFDTGEAELKNSANRIVLKIVQFLQLNPKRVVRIEGYTDSTGGKQENLKLSRDRAQAVADVLVDLGIDDKRIQVEGYGDEFPVDVNASERGRAQNRRVEIVFSDEKGQLGAAR
- a CDS encoding START domain-containing protein — translated: MGSLHRMAVLCGLTVLLATASAQAEDWQVTKEKDGIKVSLSEVAGSKYKAYRGVTVMQTTMAKLRALQEDVPGACAWIHECKSQKLLKHEGDKSWTYTQFNTPWPVTSRDSVLEVTTVDGADGSLTRNLKGVPTYVPEEKGFVRVTQVDGFWKFTPKGANQVEVTYQVHTEPGGDVPSWLANKFVVDAPFNTLKALKERAEK
- a CDS encoding alpha-E domain-containing protein, producing the protein MLSRTASDLYWMSRYLERAENLARMLDVSYSLSLMPQDGRGDGLHELAMPLLITGTLDDYRERHGDLHAERLLHFFALDAANPASIYSCLGSARASAHAVRGRITADMWENVNATWLEIRDIAEQGLSRYGMSRFCEWIKERSHLFRGATYGTIMRNDAFRFIRLGTFIERADNTLRLLDARYEMAGDQADTVSDGTAHAYYQWSALLRALSSFEAYTEIYRDAPGARHVAELLLLRADVPRSLRACTEEIEQILASLPGSNGRQAQRLGAEMDARLRYTGINEILDGGLHAWLTEFIPLVRELGNAIHSSYLEVI
- a CDS encoding DUF4398 domain-containing protein: MTIRPLFAALAVLALAGCAADPAPNEQIRLTEQALKQARAVGAIADEVPELKLAEEKFARAQSNMADQSYKKARMRAEQAELDARLAEAKVLTLKSQEQLNVLDTRIKRLRKQLRDDAQ
- a CDS encoding PLP-dependent aminotransferase family protein encodes the protein MTNLLLYQRIAQQLAEDIRRGVYQPGERVPSVRKMSSQLNVSHATVLQAYANLEDQGLIRARPQSGYYVHQTPALTAPTPDIARVERPGLVTRSSIIQQVLVESRREGVFPLGAAVPSVDYLPVRALHQQLAKVTRFHSPRAFSYMFSPGFEPLRRQVAIRMRDAGVVVDPSEVVITHGCVDALQMSLRVLTRPGDLIAAESPTYYGLLQLADLLGLKVIEIPSDPVTGMSLEALQLAANQWSIKALVLTTRLSNPLGSTMPEERQKQLLRLASDFDIQIVEDDIYGELMFEQGRTKALKAYDRLDRVIYCSSFSKTLSPGVRIGWMIAGKFQQEIQRLQTFSTHSACSVTQMGIAAYLENGGYDRHLRYIRQEYRKNLSAFQLAVQQYFPEGTQMSRPNGGFILWVSLPGRVNTQELHVRALQQGISIAPGLIFSNTEQFNHCIRLNCGTPWNREAERALMTLGLLATQLCQETANGFL
- a CDS encoding translation initiation factor 2, translated to MKAIAPAAWVLIGLLTAFHTGGVVAASAQEKPVASATSNAPKKTAVVKKAPAKKTAAKKKRAPIASKSKSAHEVAKTPLPAAKLDLSLPHDMVEELQPPGKVQSAKNQPLLPSMFGEKPGPFQLNGRLLSNEMQLPLRNQERNEVEGAALEFEFKQ
- a CDS encoding YkgJ family cysteine cluster protein, whose amino-acid sequence is MKCREGCGACCIAPSISSPIPGMPQGKPAGERCAQLSVDNLCRIFGQPERPAVCSAFEADIEVCGSSSEDAIRLIGWWEQVTAA
- a CDS encoding substrate-binding periplasmic protein, producing the protein MDLRRLAGWSLLWALAGMPGLATAAGKCERLIATGSPDAPPYLWQDPQDPKHLIGAGADLLQQVAGELGIKIELLYAGKRAQALDEVRSGRMDLLTDAPLTSTGLEALDYVHPPLLENDHLVWTRKDSTLVVNQPEDLHGHPGALSEKARMTQGFGVFAEQQLSLTRTPNLTQAFQKLLLGEVEYVLAGRYSGLAMAQTLGMANDLQAAPQPVDKPGLFLAVSHNSACNDPWLRGQLAQKMTELAASGLTEAVLQRNLERWNTQLQPPVSAPKQ
- a CDS encoding transglutaminase family protein, encoding MRLSISHETAYHYEDQVRASIQYLRLTPHDSERQHVLSWQLDLPRPVRAQLDPFGNILHVLTLDEPHETVIIGARGQVDIDPLREAEHESQSALPFLRFTRLTEADEALRAFAAQQCKQRRDRTALIDLMHGLNQHMVYTPGSTEVETSAAQAFASRSGVCQDHAHAFLACARSLGVPARYVSGYLFSEQSEHLASHAWAEAWLDDAWYSFDVTNQLARPERHLKLAVGLDYLDACPVRGMRRGGGGEQMHAKVVTPAPVLTVQRQ
- a CDS encoding ribonuclease E inhibitor RraB, whose translation is MSTAYQEDISTSVLRRMKEGGFDFSKFHPIEFYAIFPDEERARRAAGQFRGESLNAQISARDDGAWSLELSRVMYATYDDIGDFEQDFEAVVEPLGGIIEGWGVKQEIRRLQA
- a CDS encoding electron transfer flavoprotein subunit beta/FixA family protein, with the translated sequence MKVLVAVKRVVDYNVKVRVKADNSGVDLANVKMSMNPFCEIAVEEAVRLKEKGVATEIVVVSIGPTTAQEQLRTALALGADRAILVESAEDLTSLAVAKLLKAVVDKEQPSLVILGKQAIDSDNNQTGQMLAALSGYGQGTFASKVEVSGDSVAVTREIDGGAQTVSLKLPAIVTTDLRLNEPRYASLPNIMKAKKKPLEVLTPDALGVSTASTNKTVKVEAPAARSAGIKVKSVAELVEKLKNEAKVI
- a CDS encoding circularly permuted type 2 ATP-grasp protein, whose translation is MIRTGFDEMYEADGQVRPHYRAFARWLAETPDELLAQRRREADLLFHRAGITFTLYGDEQGTERLIPFDTIPRSIPASEWRVVERGCIQRVKALNMFLADLYHEQRIIRAGIIPAEQVLANEQYQLAMQGLDLHRDIYAHICGVDLVRDGDGTYYVLEDNLRTPSGVSYMLEDRKMMMRLFPELFAAQRIAPIDHYPNLLLDTLKSASPLDDPSVVVLTPGRFNSAFFEHAFLAREMGVELVEGADLFVRDDKVFMRTTDGPKAVDVIYRRLDDAFLDPLAFNPDSMLGVPGLLSSYRSGNVVLANAIGTGVADDKSVYPFVTDMIKFYLDEEPILKNVPTWQCRNPAELSHVLANLPDLVVKETQGSGGYGMLVGPAATTAQIDAFRERIKAKPHAYIAQPTLSLSTCPTFVENGIAPRHIDLRPFVLSGRETRVVPGGLTRVALREGSLVVNSSQGGGTKDTWVVED